A single region of the Yersinia entomophaga genome encodes:
- the purH gene encoding bifunctional phosphoribosylaminoimidazolecarboxamide formyltransferase/IMP cyclohydrolase, giving the protein MQQRRPIRRALLSVSDKAGIIEFAEALSQRGIELLSTGGTARLLADAGLPVTEVSDYTGFPEMMDGRVKTLHPKIHGGILGRRDQDDAIMAEHDIQPIDMVVVNLYPFAQTVARPDCSLEDAVENIDIGGPTMVRSAAKNHKDVAIVVKSSDYAAIITELDNNDGSLTYPTRFNLAIKAFEHTAAYDSMIANYFGSMVPAYHGDTEQPAGRFPRTLNLNYIKKQDMRYGENSHQQAAFYIEEEVKEASVATAEQRQGKALSYNNIADTDAALECVKEFSEPACVIVKHANPCGVAIGDSILAAYNNAYKTDPTSAFGGIIAFNRELDAETAQAIISRQFVEVIISPSVSADALKLLATKQNVRVLTCGQWQGRSVGLDFKRVNGGLLVQDRDLGMVTEADLRVVSKRQPTAQELRDALFCWKVAKFVKSNAIVYARDNMTIGIGAGQMSRVYSAKIAGIKAADEGLQVAGSAMASDAFFPFRDGIDAAAAVGITCVIQPGGSIRDDEVIAAADEHGIAMIFTDMRHFRH; this is encoded by the coding sequence ATGCAACAACGCCGTCCAATCCGCCGTGCTCTGCTTAGTGTGTCTGATAAAGCAGGTATCATTGAATTCGCCGAAGCGCTTTCTCAGCGTGGCATCGAATTGCTCTCCACCGGCGGCACCGCGCGCCTGCTAGCCGACGCAGGCCTGCCGGTTACCGAAGTTTCTGATTACACCGGTTTCCCGGAAATGATGGATGGCCGTGTTAAAACCCTGCATCCTAAAATTCACGGCGGTATTCTCGGTCGTCGCGATCAGGACGATGCCATCATGGCAGAACATGATATTCAGCCGATCGATATGGTCGTAGTAAATCTGTATCCTTTTGCCCAAACCGTTGCTCGACCGGATTGCTCCTTAGAGGACGCCGTTGAGAATATCGATATCGGCGGCCCAACCATGGTGCGCTCCGCCGCCAAGAACCACAAAGACGTGGCCATCGTAGTGAAGAGCAGCGACTACGCGGCAATTATCACCGAGCTGGATAACAACGACGGTTCCCTGACTTACCCAACTCGCTTCAACCTTGCTATTAAGGCGTTTGAGCATACTGCCGCCTACGACAGCATGATCGCCAACTACTTTGGCTCTATGGTTCCTGCCTATCACGGCGATACCGAGCAGCCTGCTGGCCGCTTCCCACGGACCCTGAATCTTAACTATATAAAGAAACAGGATATGCGCTACGGTGAAAACAGCCACCAGCAGGCCGCCTTCTATATAGAAGAGGAAGTGAAAGAAGCTTCCGTTGCTACCGCAGAGCAACGGCAGGGCAAAGCGCTTTCTTATAACAACATAGCCGACACCGATGCCGCGCTGGAATGCGTGAAAGAATTCAGCGAGCCAGCCTGTGTCATCGTCAAACACGCAAATCCATGTGGCGTTGCTATCGGGGATTCCATTCTGGCAGCCTACAACAACGCATATAAAACCGATCCGACTTCCGCGTTCGGCGGCATTATCGCCTTTAACCGCGAACTGGATGCCGAAACCGCTCAGGCTATTATCAGCCGTCAGTTTGTCGAAGTGATTATCTCCCCAAGCGTTAGCGCGGATGCCCTGAAACTATTAGCAACCAAGCAGAATGTGCGCGTTCTCACCTGCGGTCAGTGGCAAGGACGATCTGTCGGTCTGGATTTCAAACGCGTCAACGGCGGTTTGCTGGTGCAAGATCGTGATTTAGGGATGGTGACTGAAGCGGATCTTCGCGTAGTGTCCAAACGTCAGCCAACGGCTCAGGAGCTGCGTGACGCATTATTCTGCTGGAAAGTTGCGAAGTTCGTTAAATCCAATGCCATTGTCTATGCTCGCGATAACATGACCATCGGTATAGGCGCAGGCCAGATGAGCCGCGTCTACTCCGCCAAGATCGCCGGGATCAAAGCCGCAGACGAAGGCTTGCAGGTGGCCGGTTCCGCCATGGCGTCCGATGCCTTCTTCCCGTTCCGTGACGGTATTGACGCTGCCGCCGCCGTGGGTATTACCTGTGTGATCCAACCGGGCGGTTCGATCCGCGACGACGAAGTGATTGCAGCGGCAGATGAACATGGCATTGCCATGATCTTCACCGATATGCGCCATTTCCGTCATTAA